In Streptomyces sp. NBC_00414, a single window of DNA contains:
- a CDS encoding SCO6880 family protein, which translates to MTTESHVSHQITPRRTYLIGRARPSAIVGRNRESGEIGLIIAGAFLGMMCGLIVPVLSLRIVLLMGFPMLALAAVYVPYKRRTFYKWFEINRSYKRSLRRGTAYRSNVMESGTHVDGREVEIGPPPGIGRISWLAAPFGPDEIAVLLHADRKTVTAAIEIEGPGVGLRDSEDQEALVDRFGTLLKHVANGDGFVTRIQMLARTLPADPDAHAKDVSVRGDEKAPGWLQESYEQLSSMVSTSSEQHRAYLVACMHYSRELAAEAQAMARAARPKGGRKLDKDAGLAVVMARELTDICSRLQEADIRVRQPLGQGRLSSLVHSMYDPDHPIDHIQAMTKRNAWPAELDAMEPTYLQAKTRESSTRAPWCHSTAWVKEWPMTPVGVNFLAPLLVHTPDVIRTVAVTMDLEPTEIAIERMLTEKTNDDAEASRQAKMNRTVDPRDVASHNRVDQRGQDLASGAAGVNLVGYITVSSRNPEALARDKRTIRASAGKSYLKLEWCDREHHRAFVNTLPFATGIRR; encoded by the coding sequence TTGACGACCGAGTCCCACGTGTCCCACCAGATCACGCCCCGCCGTACATATCTGATCGGCCGCGCCCGGCCGAGCGCGATCGTCGGCCGCAACCGCGAGTCCGGCGAGATCGGGCTCATCATCGCGGGCGCGTTCCTCGGCATGATGTGCGGTCTGATCGTCCCCGTGCTCTCCCTGCGCATCGTGCTGCTCATGGGCTTCCCGATGCTCGCGCTGGCCGCGGTCTACGTCCCGTACAAGCGGCGGACCTTCTACAAGTGGTTCGAGATCAACCGCAGTTACAAGCGCAGCCTGCGCCGGGGCACCGCCTACCGCAGCAACGTCATGGAGTCGGGCACCCACGTCGACGGCCGCGAGGTCGAGATCGGCCCGCCCCCGGGCATCGGACGCATCTCCTGGCTGGCGGCGCCCTTCGGCCCGGACGAGATCGCCGTGCTCCTGCACGCCGACCGCAAGACCGTCACCGCCGCCATCGAGATCGAGGGACCGGGCGTCGGCCTGCGCGACAGCGAGGACCAGGAAGCCCTCGTCGACCGCTTCGGCACCCTCCTCAAGCACGTCGCGAACGGCGACGGCTTCGTCACCCGCATCCAGATGCTCGCTCGTACGCTCCCCGCCGACCCGGACGCCCACGCCAAGGACGTCTCCGTACGCGGCGACGAGAAGGCCCCCGGCTGGCTGCAGGAGTCGTACGAGCAGCTCTCGTCCATGGTGTCGACGAGCAGCGAGCAGCACCGCGCCTACCTCGTCGCCTGCATGCACTACTCACGCGAACTGGCCGCCGAGGCCCAGGCGATGGCCCGCGCCGCCCGTCCCAAGGGCGGCCGGAAGCTCGACAAGGACGCCGGGCTCGCCGTCGTCATGGCCCGCGAGCTCACCGACATCTGCTCCCGGCTCCAGGAGGCCGACATCCGGGTGCGCCAGCCGCTCGGCCAGGGCAGGCTCTCCTCGCTCGTGCACTCGATGTACGACCCGGACCACCCCATCGACCACATCCAGGCCATGACCAAGCGCAACGCCTGGCCGGCCGAGCTGGACGCCATGGAGCCGACCTACCTCCAGGCCAAGACCCGCGAATCCTCCACCCGCGCGCCCTGGTGCCACTCCACGGCCTGGGTGAAGGAGTGGCCGATGACCCCGGTGGGCGTCAACTTCCTCGCCCCGCTGCTCGTCCACACCCCGGACGTGATCCGCACGGTCGCCGTCACCATGGACCTCGAACCCACCGAGATCGCCATCGAGCGGATGCTGACCGAGAAGACCAACGACGACGCGGAGGCCAGCCGTCAGGCCAAGATGAACCGCACCGTCGACCCGCGTGACGTCGCCTCCCACAACCGCGTCGACCAGCGCGGCCAGGACCTCGCGAGCGGCGCCGCCGGCGTCAACCTCGTCGGCTACATCACCGTCTCGTCCCGCAACCCCGAGGCGCTCGCCCGCGACAAGCGGACCATCAGAGCCTCGGCCGGCAAGTCGTACCTGAAGCTCGAATGGTGCGATCGCGAGCACCACCGCGCCTTCGTCAACACGCTCCCGTTCGCGACCGGCATCCGGAGGTAG
- a CDS encoding phosphatase PAP2 family protein has product MAGLADSGSNPDVDLLYDINGLAKDAPHWFDRVMEFVGEWGLLLVMVLLVLWCWWNVRRRGGDDAASSVASLIWAPLAAGVAVLVNVPIRGFVERPRPFVDHEGLEVLIGGKSDYSFVSDHSTLMMAMGVGLFVANRKFGLVGIGLALLGGFCRIYMGVHYPTDVVGGFALGTAVVLLLSPLATALLMPVVKAVERSGRVGWLVRADRSAGAREKAIPGSRSDVDPAERDLAA; this is encoded by the coding sequence ATGGCTGGACTCGCCGACTCCGGATCGAACCCCGACGTCGACTTGCTCTACGACATCAATGGTCTCGCCAAAGACGCGCCGCACTGGTTCGACCGCGTCATGGAGTTCGTGGGCGAGTGGGGACTCCTGCTCGTCATGGTCCTGCTGGTGCTCTGGTGCTGGTGGAATGTGCGGCGGCGGGGTGGGGACGATGCGGCCTCGTCCGTCGCCTCACTGATCTGGGCGCCGCTGGCCGCCGGGGTCGCCGTACTCGTGAATGTGCCGATACGGGGCTTTGTCGAGCGGCCCCGGCCTTTTGTGGACCACGAGGGGCTCGAAGTTCTCATCGGCGGCAAGAGCGACTATTCGTTCGTGAGCGATCACTCGACCCTCATGATGGCGATGGGTGTCGGGCTGTTCGTCGCGAATCGGAAGTTCGGGCTTGTCGGGATAGGGCTCGCGCTGCTCGGCGGGTTCTGCCGGATTTACATGGGCGTGCACTATCCGACTGACGTCGTGGGTGGATTCGCGCTCGGGACGGCCGTTGTTCTGCTGCTTTCGCCGCTTGCGACTGCTTTGTTGATGCCTGTGGTCAAGGCGGTTGAGCGGTCTGGGCGGGTGGGGTGGTTGGTTCGGGCGGATCGCTCCGCGGGGGCGCGGGAGAAAGCGATTCCCGGGTCTCGTAGTGACGTGGATCCTGCGGAGAGGGATCTTGCGGCGTAG
- a CDS encoding DUF397 domain-containing protein translates to MSDIPSNLTWERAAPPEATGPGPWIELAFGDHDLVYIRETSAPETVVTTTRKKWDAFVLGVQAGEFDHFVEGVEGMEGFEDGLGNERGGARP, encoded by the coding sequence ATGTCCGACATCCCCTCGAACCTCACCTGGGAACGCGCCGCCCCGCCGGAGGCGACCGGCCCGGGCCCCTGGATCGAGCTCGCCTTCGGCGACCACGACCTCGTCTACATCCGGGAGACCAGCGCGCCGGAGACCGTCGTCACGACCACCCGGAAGAAGTGGGACGCCTTCGTACTGGGCGTACAGGCAGGCGAGTTCGACCACTTCGTGGAGGGCGTGGAGGGCATGGAGGGCTTCGAGGACGGCCTCGGGAACGAGCGGGGCGGCGCCAGGCCCTAG
- a CDS encoding FAD-binding oxidoreductase, with protein MQRRTFIGGAAAVTVTAASACSGKGSGSQSAASTRTSGRTTGTTSATAPSSTAEGTPAADLRALAKDLDGPLVRPGDSDWAAARQLYNTRFDSLKPTAVAYVAGPDDIRTALAYAHAHGVRVSIRNGGHSYAGWSSGNGRLIVDVSKLSRIRASGDEAVIGAGAKLIDVYRALAAKGVTIPAGSCPTVGISGLTLGGGHGVVSRAYGLTCDSLTQATLITADGKQLTASATENKDLFWALRGAGNGNFGVVTELRFKTHPAPQGVSANMSWPWSKAAAVLTAWQEWGPDQPDEIWSSAHVENAAGGTPTISVSAFSLGTYGELQNAVDRLADRIGASARSVSLRRRSYEESMEVYAGCSSFSADAQCHLPGPTPGRSPQGALNRETYAGRSDFFDRSISAAGIQTLLSRMSGVRGGTGSIALTALGGAINRVDPTATAFVHRRSRMLAQYIAAWRPGTSGSTSESWLTATHTAMRPHASGAAYQNYTDPTLTNWRKAYYGPAASRLKTLKTQYDPKDFFNYPQSL; from the coding sequence ATGCAACGGCGGACGTTCATAGGCGGCGCCGCCGCGGTCACGGTGACGGCGGCGTCGGCGTGCAGCGGCAAGGGATCGGGATCGCAGTCGGCCGCATCGACGCGCACGTCCGGCAGGACGACCGGGACGACCTCGGCCACCGCACCCTCCTCGACGGCCGAGGGCACCCCGGCCGCCGACCTGCGGGCACTGGCCAAGGACCTGGACGGCCCCCTGGTCCGCCCCGGCGACTCCGACTGGGCGGCGGCCCGCCAGCTCTACAACACCCGCTTCGACTCCCTGAAGCCCACGGCGGTCGCGTACGTGGCCGGCCCCGACGACATCCGTACGGCACTCGCGTACGCCCACGCCCACGGCGTCCGCGTCTCGATCCGCAACGGCGGCCATTCGTACGCCGGCTGGTCGTCCGGGAACGGCCGGCTGATCGTCGACGTGTCGAAGCTGTCCCGAATACGGGCGTCCGGCGACGAGGCGGTGATCGGCGCGGGCGCGAAACTGATCGACGTCTACCGCGCGCTCGCCGCGAAGGGCGTGACGATCCCGGCGGGCTCCTGCCCGACGGTGGGCATCTCGGGCCTGACGCTGGGCGGCGGCCACGGGGTGGTGTCGAGGGCGTACGGGCTGACGTGCGACAGCCTCACGCAGGCGACCCTGATCACGGCGGACGGCAAGCAGCTCACCGCGAGCGCGACCGAGAACAAGGACCTGTTCTGGGCGCTGCGCGGCGCGGGCAACGGCAACTTCGGCGTCGTCACGGAACTCCGCTTCAAGACGCACCCGGCTCCGCAGGGCGTCTCGGCGAACATGTCCTGGCCGTGGTCGAAGGCGGCGGCGGTCCTGACGGCCTGGCAGGAGTGGGGCCCCGACCAGCCGGACGAGATCTGGTCGTCGGCCCACGTCGAGAACGCAGCCGGCGGCACTCCCACCATCTCCGTCTCGGCGTTCTCCCTCGGCACGTACGGCGAACTCCAGAACGCCGTGGACCGCCTGGCCGACCGGATCGGCGCCTCCGCCCGCAGCGTCTCGCTCAGGCGCCGTTCCTACGAGGAGTCGATGGAGGTGTACGCGGGCTGCTCGTCCTTCTCGGCCGACGCCCAGTGCCACCTCCCGGGCCCGACACCGGGCCGCTCGCCCCAGGGAGCGCTGAACCGCGAGACGTACGCGGGCCGCTCGGACTTCTTCGACCGCTCGATCTCGGCGGCGGGCATACAGACGCTGCTGTCGCGGATGTCCGGGGTACGCGGCGGCACGGGCAGCATCGCGCTCACCGCCCTGGGCGGCGCGATCAACCGCGTCGACCCCACGGCGACGGCCTTCGTCCACCGCCGCTCGCGCATGCTGGCCCAGTACATCGCGGCCTGGCGCCCCGGCACGTCCGGCAGCACCTCGGAGTCCTGGCTGACGGCCACTCACACGGCGATGCGCCCCCACGCTTCGGGAGCGGCCTACCAGAACTACACGGACCCCACCCTCACCAACTGGCGCAAGGCGTACTACGGCCCAGCAGCATCCCGCCTGAAGACCCTGAAAACCCAGTACGACCCAAAGGACTTTTTCAACTACCCCCAGTCCCTCTAG
- a CDS encoding MarR family winged helix-turn-helix transcriptional regulator, with the protein MGDTPAVNEPTLDEQIAAYQREFQDLDPQVEKIVSALGRLNRRMNVAYGRQTAALGISNAEWEVLKALVLSGAPYCLGPSDLAKRLGLTPAAMTHRIDRMVAEGLVTRERDESNRVRVIVELTDEGREKWLEAMRLATVFEEDLLQDLSRDERGVLEEVLARLLRRVEDAQPDAGGRLTDLD; encoded by the coding sequence ATGGGTGACACCCCCGCCGTGAACGAGCCGACGCTCGACGAGCAGATCGCCGCCTACCAGCGCGAGTTCCAGGACCTCGACCCCCAGGTCGAGAAGATCGTCTCGGCGCTCGGCCGCCTCAACCGGCGCATGAACGTCGCGTACGGCCGCCAGACCGCCGCTCTCGGCATCAGCAACGCCGAGTGGGAGGTCCTCAAGGCGCTCGTACTGTCGGGTGCGCCCTACTGCCTGGGCCCGAGCGACCTGGCGAAGCGGCTCGGCCTCACTCCGGCAGCGATGACGCACCGGATCGACCGGATGGTGGCGGAGGGGCTCGTCACCCGGGAGCGAGACGAGTCCAACCGGGTCCGCGTCATCGTGGAGCTCACGGACGAGGGCCGCGAGAAGTGGCTGGAGGCCATGCGCCTCGCCACTGTCTTCGAGGAGGACCTGCTCCAGGACCTCTCGCGGGACGAGCGCGGTGTCCTGGAAGAGGTGCTGGCCCGGCTGCTGCGCCGCGTGGAGGATGCCCAGCCGGACGCCGGCGGCCGGCTCACCGACCTCGACTGA
- a CDS encoding SRPBCC family protein, giving the protein MIDVTHQINAVQRRVGSRAVDAGEAGEARVVSVSQTYDAAVEDVWAACTDPERIPRWFLPVTGELRPGGTYQLEGNAGGTVERCDPPKGFTATWEFDGNVSWIELRLTPAADGGTRFELDHIAPDDDEKWEQFGPGAVGVGWDMALIGLTLHLSSGKAVDPQEAMAWFGTEEGLRFVTLSSEGWYAASVAGGEAEEAARARADRTTAAYTGAEPS; this is encoded by the coding sequence ATGATCGACGTCACCCATCAGATCAACGCCGTACAGCGTCGGGTCGGCAGCCGTGCCGTCGACGCGGGTGAGGCGGGCGAGGCCCGCGTGGTGAGCGTGAGTCAGACGTACGACGCGGCCGTAGAGGACGTCTGGGCGGCCTGTACCGACCCCGAGCGCATCCCGCGCTGGTTCCTGCCCGTCACCGGCGAACTGCGCCCCGGCGGCACGTATCAGCTGGAGGGCAACGCCGGCGGCACCGTCGAGCGCTGTGATCCGCCGAAGGGCTTCACCGCGACCTGGGAGTTCGACGGGAACGTGAGCTGGATCGAGCTGCGGCTGACCCCCGCGGCGGACGGCGGTACGCGCTTCGAGCTGGACCACATCGCCCCGGACGACGACGAGAAGTGGGAGCAGTTCGGGCCCGGGGCGGTCGGTGTCGGCTGGGACATGGCCCTCATCGGGCTCACCCTCCACCTGTCCTCCGGCAAGGCCGTCGACCCCCAGGAGGCCATGGCCTGGTTCGGGACGGAGGAGGGTCTCCGGTTCGTCACGCTGAGCAGCGAGGGGTGGTATGCGGCGAGCGTCGCCGGCGGTGAGGCCGAGGAGGCCGCACGCGCGAGGGCCGACCGGACGACCGCGGCGTACACGGGGGCGGAGCCCTCCTGA
- a CDS encoding bifunctional lytic transglycosylase/C40 family peptidase, with translation MRKGWILATAAVGAGLGFVMVLVVGVYMVAGNLANGVGKGAVGLAKGAVPAAYQPLVQKWGNLCSAINPALLAAQLYQESGFNPDAKSPAAAQGIAQFIPGTWATHGIDGDGDGDRDVWDPNDAIPSAAKYDCTLAKYVKDAPGDPTHNMLAAYNAGAYAVIKYGGVPPYKETQNYVKTITTLQESFAAPVGRVRPSEQAAGAIYFAQKKLGTLYLWGGNGTAEQGGRFDCSGLTKAAYETVGVTLPRVANDQYNAGPHPERSELLPGDLVFFSDDLTNSRAIRHVGIYVGGGYMINAPRTGAVIRFDSIDTPDYFGATRVTEDGAKALPTSV, from the coding sequence GTGCGTAAGGGCTGGATCTTGGCGACCGCCGCCGTGGGGGCGGGGCTCGGCTTCGTCATGGTGCTGGTGGTCGGCGTCTACATGGTTGCCGGGAACCTCGCCAACGGTGTCGGGAAGGGGGCCGTCGGTCTAGCCAAGGGCGCCGTGCCCGCGGCGTACCAGCCGCTCGTGCAGAAGTGGGGCAATCTGTGCAGCGCGATCAATCCGGCACTTCTCGCCGCGCAGCTGTATCAGGAGAGCGGGTTCAATCCCGACGCCAAGAGCCCGGCCGCCGCGCAGGGGATAGCGCAATTCATCCCCGGGACCTGGGCCACGCACGGAATCGACGGTGACGGTGACGGCGACCGCGACGTGTGGGATCCGAATGACGCGATTCCATCGGCCGCGAAGTACGACTGCACGCTCGCGAAGTACGTCAAGGACGCGCCCGGAGACCCGACGCACAACATGCTCGCCGCGTACAACGCGGGGGCGTACGCCGTCATCAAATACGGGGGCGTCCCGCCGTACAAGGAAACCCAGAACTACGTGAAGACGATCACGACGCTGCAGGAGAGCTTCGCCGCTCCGGTCGGTCGTGTGCGGCCCTCCGAGCAGGCCGCCGGCGCCATCTACTTCGCGCAGAAGAAGCTCGGTACGCTCTATCTCTGGGGCGGCAACGGCACCGCTGAGCAGGGAGGACGCTTCGACTGCTCGGGGCTCACCAAGGCCGCGTACGAGACGGTGGGGGTGACCCTGCCGCGGGTCGCCAACGACCAGTACAACGCGGGGCCGCACCCCGAGCGGTCCGAGTTGCTGCCCGGGGACCTGGTCTTCTTCTCGGACGACCTCACCAACTCCCGGGCCATCCGGCACGTGGGCATCTACGTCGGCGGCGGGTACATGATCAACGCGCCCCGGACGGGGGCCGTGATCCGGTTCGACTCCATCGACACCCCCGACTACTTCGGGGCGACCCGCGTGACCGAAGATGGCGCGAAAGCATTGCCCACCTCTGTGTGA
- a CDS encoding type IV secretory system conjugative DNA transfer family protein encodes MRPDDRDRPTGGGQGGVPDGLLLGILGFVLGMTVMVWTATGLAGLFSHGSWPAQVTFRRTPLAIRQLVEAPHDLPTAWPDTPPDQLSGYGLFWGLFIGQLMVLVVLTVFVLGTVARWRAGRAARRALAAAGPALPAKDGTPEIPRSRAAERPETERPAPAASPPVEHVTAPQPTTHGPSVPPVRSAEPPPEPVPVSGPVETAERVGGWESPAPRGPVVLGPPETRHPLAVQAIRDADGPALVITSDPALWSSTKDARAKLGPVLLYDPSHLCDTPARLHWSPSADCESKDIAKARAAALLAPVRPSAKIDQAVADTAETLLRSYLHAAAVDGRTIRHVHRWAQGTQVQEAVRILRTNPKSGAGSAGELEAALTSHPERRDIAQELTARALSALFTVNVREACTPNRTDTLTLDSFINEGGTLYVVGEPIEDPKSNPGAMPLLTALASSVVERGRRMAERSSSGRLDPPLALVLDDVAAVAPLPQLPELLATGRGTGPDRGLPTLALLRSREQARSRWPHHELPV; translated from the coding sequence ATGAGACCGGACGATCGCGACCGCCCCACCGGTGGCGGCCAAGGGGGCGTCCCCGACGGCCTGCTGCTCGGCATCCTGGGCTTCGTCCTCGGCATGACCGTCATGGTGTGGACGGCGACCGGCCTGGCCGGCCTCTTCTCCCACGGCTCCTGGCCCGCCCAGGTCACCTTCCGCCGTACGCCCCTGGCCATACGCCAACTCGTCGAGGCCCCCCACGACCTGCCGACCGCCTGGCCCGACACCCCACCGGACCAGCTCTCCGGGTACGGGCTCTTCTGGGGCCTGTTCATCGGCCAGCTGATGGTCCTGGTGGTCCTCACGGTGTTCGTGCTGGGCACGGTGGCCAGATGGCGGGCGGGCAGGGCGGCCCGCAGGGCGCTCGCCGCGGCGGGACCGGCTCTTCCGGCCAAGGACGGGACACCCGAGATCCCCCGGAGCCGGGCGGCGGAACGGCCCGAGACGGAGCGCCCGGCCCCGGCGGCATCACCGCCGGTGGAGCATGTCACGGCGCCGCAGCCGACGACGCACGGCCCCTCGGTCCCCCCGGTGCGGTCGGCGGAGCCGCCGCCGGAGCCGGTTCCTGTTTCGGGCCCTGTGGAAACCGCCGAACGGGTGGGTGGGTGGGAAAGCCCCGCCCCGCGGGGACCCGTCGTGCTCGGCCCGCCCGAAACCCGTCACCCCCTGGCCGTCCAGGCGATCCGGGACGCGGACGGCCCCGCCCTCGTCATCACCTCCGACCCCGCCCTGTGGTCGAGCACCAAGGACGCCCGCGCGAAACTGGGCCCCGTCCTCCTCTACGACCCCTCCCACCTCTGCGACACCCCGGCCCGCCTCCACTGGTCCCCCTCGGCGGACTGCGAGTCCAAGGACATCGCGAAGGCCCGCGCGGCGGCGCTCCTCGCCCCGGTCCGCCCCAGCGCCAAGATCGACCAGGCGGTGGCCGACACCGCGGAGACCCTCCTCCGCAGCTACCTCCACGCCGCGGCGGTGGACGGCCGCACCATCCGTCACGTACACCGCTGGGCCCAGGGCACCCAGGTCCAGGAAGCCGTACGCATCCTCCGTACCAACCCCAAGTCGGGCGCCGGCTCGGCGGGCGAACTCGAAGCCGCCCTCACCTCGCACCCGGAACGCCGTGACATCGCACAGGAGTTGACGGCCCGGGCGCTCTCCGCACTCTTCACCGTCAACGTCCGGGAAGCCTGCACTCCAAACCGAACCGACACCCTCACCTTGGATTCCTTCATCAACGAAGGGGGCACGCTTTATGTGGTCGGTGAACCCATCGAGGACCCGAAGTCGAACCCCGGCGCCATGCCGCTCCTGACGGCCCTCGCCTCAAGCGTGGTCGAGCGCGGCCGGCGCATGGCCGAACGGTCATCCTCCGGTCGCCTCGACCCACCACTTGCCCTCGTCCTGGACGACGTCGCCGCAGTGGCCCCGCTCCCCCAGCTCCCGGAGCTGCTCGCCACGGGCCGTGGCACGGGCCCGGACCGTGGCCTCCCGACCCTGGCCCTCCTCCGCTCCCGCGAACAGGCCCGCTCCCGCTGGCCCCACCACGAACTCCCGGTCTGA
- a CDS encoding GNAT family N-acetyltransferase — MNPEYVIRSIGSDEWPAVKELALTALQDPVAHLAFLDTYEVAVGRPDRFWQERAAGAARGVLERQQVIAEEPGGRWVGCVVVLVEEAGAVGALGAVSDVRQGHLVGVYVRPEARGSGLTERLFAYALRWAWEDAGLERARLFVHEKNGRAQAFYRKFGFVPTGESVPVPGDSAARELEFVFERP; from the coding sequence ATGAACCCTGAGTACGTGATCCGTTCGATAGGCAGTGACGAGTGGCCCGCGGTGAAGGAACTCGCGCTGACCGCTCTTCAGGATCCGGTGGCGCACCTGGCCTTTCTGGATACGTACGAGGTCGCGGTGGGCCGGCCCGATCGTTTCTGGCAGGAGCGGGCGGCCGGGGCCGCGCGAGGGGTGCTTGAGCGGCAGCAGGTCATCGCGGAGGAGCCCGGCGGGCGGTGGGTCGGGTGTGTGGTCGTGCTGGTCGAGGAGGCCGGGGCCGTCGGGGCGCTGGGGGCCGTGAGCGACGTACGGCAGGGGCATCTGGTGGGTGTGTATGTGCGGCCCGAGGCGCGGGGGAGTGGGCTCACCGAGCGGCTCTTCGCTTACGCGCTGCGGTGGGCCTGGGAGGACGCAGGCCTGGAGCGGGCGCGGTTGTTCGTGCACGAGAAGAATGGGCGGGCTCAGGCCTTCTACCGGAAGTTCGGGTTCGTGCCCACGGGAGAGAGTGTCCCGGTGCCCGGGGATTCGGCTGCGCGGGAGCTGGAGTTCGTGTTCGAGCGGCCCTAG
- a CDS encoding DoxX family protein, whose translation MSRSDRSPLLLAGLLASAAAAHFAAPRQFDAMVPSALPGPPRNWTYASGVVELALAAGVAVPRTRRVAALATAAFFVGVFPANVQMAVDWRHRPAPQKAAALARLPLQVPLVLWARGVAKGGSAGAAV comes from the coding sequence GTGTCACGGTCGGATCGCTCGCCCCTGCTGCTCGCAGGCCTGTTGGCCTCCGCCGCGGCCGCCCACTTCGCCGCGCCGCGGCAGTTCGACGCGATGGTCCCGTCGGCGCTGCCGGGGCCGCCCCGGAACTGGACGTACGCGAGCGGAGTCGTCGAGCTGGCGCTGGCGGCCGGGGTGGCGGTGCCCCGTACGAGGCGGGTGGCCGCGCTGGCCACCGCCGCGTTCTTCGTCGGGGTGTTCCCCGCCAATGTCCAGATGGCCGTGGACTGGCGGCACCGGCCGGCGCCCCAGAAGGCCGCGGCGCTGGCCCGGCTTCCGCTGCAGGTGCCGCTGGTGCTGTGGGCGCGGGGTGTGGCGAAGGGCGGTTCGGCGGGGGCGGCGGTCTAG
- a CDS encoding ATP-binding protein, which translates to MRDPLSALTEGFTSFLFGKVETTRPPVRTSTGQAQAVYLPTAAPGLGDSGVIIGREVYSGKGYIYDPFQLYGQQLPAPHWLVLGESGNGKSALEKTYVMRQLRFKDRQVVVLDAQGEDGVGEWNLIAQALGLTPIRLDPTAALDMGIRLNPLDPAITTTGQLALLRTIIEVAMGHGLDERSGFALKVAHAYVNETIVDRQPVLTDIVEQLRHPEPESAEAMNVAIDDVRAWGLDVALVLDRLVDGDLRGMFDGPTTIGIDLDAPLIVFDLSHIDRNSIAMPILMAIVGVWLEHTWIRPDRKKRIFLVEEAWHIINSPFVAQLFQRLLKFGRRLGLSFVAVVHHLSDVVDGAAAKEAAAILKMASTRTIYAQKADEARMTGRVLGLPRWAVEIIPSLTPGIAVWDVNGNVQVVKHLISEAERPLVFTDRAMTESSADHLADDALHAAELEAEQRAAAFMEQHLSDLDDSSESTVA; encoded by the coding sequence ATGCGGGATCCGCTGTCCGCCCTCACGGAAGGCTTCACCTCCTTCCTCTTCGGCAAGGTCGAGACGACCCGCCCACCGGTGCGCACCTCCACCGGCCAGGCCCAGGCCGTCTACCTGCCGACCGCGGCCCCCGGCCTCGGCGACTCCGGCGTCATCATCGGCCGCGAGGTCTACTCCGGGAAGGGCTACATCTACGACCCCTTCCAGCTGTACGGGCAGCAGCTCCCGGCACCCCACTGGCTGGTCCTCGGCGAGTCCGGCAACGGCAAGTCGGCGCTGGAGAAGACGTACGTCATGCGGCAGTTGCGGTTCAAGGACCGCCAGGTCGTCGTCCTGGACGCACAGGGCGAGGACGGCGTCGGCGAGTGGAACCTCATCGCCCAGGCACTGGGCCTCACGCCCATCCGCCTCGACCCGACCGCCGCCCTGGACATGGGGATCCGCCTCAACCCGCTCGACCCGGCGATCACGACGACCGGCCAGCTCGCGCTGCTGCGGACCATCATCGAGGTCGCCATGGGCCACGGCCTGGACGAGCGCTCCGGCTTCGCGCTGAAGGTCGCGCACGCCTACGTCAACGAGACGATCGTCGACCGGCAGCCCGTCCTGACGGACATCGTCGAGCAACTGCGCCACCCCGAACCGGAGTCGGCGGAAGCGATGAACGTCGCCATAGACGACGTACGGGCCTGGGGGCTGGACGTCGCCCTGGTCCTGGACCGCCTCGTCGACGGTGACCTGCGGGGCATGTTCGACGGGCCGACGACCATCGGCATCGACCTCGACGCCCCGCTCATCGTCTTCGACCTGTCCCACATCGACCGCAACTCCATCGCCATGCCCATCCTGATGGCGATCGTCGGCGTGTGGCTGGAGCACACCTGGATCCGCCCCGACCGGAAGAAGCGCATCTTCCTGGTCGAGGAGGCCTGGCACATCATCAACAGCCCCTTCGTCGCCCAGCTCTTCCAGCGCCTGCTGAAGTTCGGCCGCCGGCTCGGCCTGTCGTTCGTGGCGGTGGTCCACCACCTGTCCGACGTCGTGGACGGAGCGGCGGCGAAAGAAGCCGCGGCCATCCTGAAGATGGCGTCGACGAGGACGATCTACGCCCAGAAGGCGGACGAGGCCAGAATGACGGGCCGGGTCCTCGGCCTGCCCCGGTGGGCGGTCGAGATCATCCCCTCCCTCACGCCGGGCATCGCCGTGTGGGACGTCAACGGCAACGTCCAGGTCGTCAAACACCTGATCTCCGAGGCCGAGCGGCCCCTCGTCTTCACCGACCGCGCCATGACGGAGTCGTCGGCCGACCACCTCGCGGACGACGCCCTGCACGCGGCCGAGCTGGAGGCCGAGCAGCGGGCCGCCGCCTTCATGGAGCAACACCTGAGCGACCTCGACGATTCGTCCGAGTCCACAGTGGCGTAG